The Aeromonas veronii genome includes the window TATCCTGGATTTCACCCTCGACCGCGCCGTGCAGACCCGGCGGCAGATCGCCGATGGGCCACACCTGGGTGCGATCCTCGTAACGCAAGGGGAGGTGGAACAGCAGGTCCTGCACGGTGGCGAGTCCCAGCCGTTCGAGTTTCTCCAGCATCTTGCTGCCGACGCCCTTGAGGCTATCGAGGGAGATTTTATCCAATTTCATCAATTAGATGCCCGAAAACACTGTAAATATGTCCAGATGATAGGGGTTATTGATGTTGCGATGCAAGCCGCGTTGCTGTCGCAGAGATGCCGGCAGGGGGCGATGGCGGCAGGCCATGAATGACAAAGGCCCGCCGAAATCGGCAGGCCTTTGGGTGCATGGCTGTGCGCCTGGGATGCAGGCTTCACAGACGTTAGATGATGCGCTTGAGCAACAGGTGTGCCTTGACCCTGTGGATCCGGGCCAGCAGTTTGCGCACCTGATCCGGGTAATCCTGGATCTGCTCAATCTGGTCGAAGCGGCTGATGCGACGGGCATGGGTCAGGATGTTGTCCCGCTCCTCGGCGAAGCGCGCACGCAGATGGTGGTGCTGATCATGCACCAGCAGGCCGTTCTCCAGATCCAGTGCCCAGGCGCGGGGATTGAGGTTGTTGCCGGTGAGCAACGCCCACTCCTCGTCCACGAAGATCCCCTTGAGGTGATAGGAGTTCTTCTCGCAGCACCAGAGCATCAGGTTGAGGCGGCCGCTGTCAATGTGACGCTGGTTGCGCTCGGCAAACTTGCGCAGGTTGGTCTCGTACAGGTAGGGCAACCCACCGATGGTGGAGAACTTCTCCTCCGGCGGGATGAAGAAGTCGTTGGCCGTCTTGTCACCCACGACTATGGTCACCTTGCAACCGCGCTGGAGCAGTGCCTCCACATCCTTGTTCAACTCCTTGGGTGGGTTGAAGTAGGGGGTGCAGATGAAGATCTCCCGCTCCGTGGCCCGTACCAGGTTGCGGATCATCCGGTTGAGCTGGTTGCCGCGCTTGCCCAGGCCCGCCATGGGGGTGATGGCGATCTCCTGGCTGTTGGGCAGTATGGTTTCGAAGCGGTACTGGCTGGTACGCAGTGCCTGTTTGAAGCGACGGATCTGCCCTTTCAGCTGCTTGGCGCCGGGAATGCCGGTGCGATCCAGCCGCTGGACGGCGTCGCTGCGCAGGAAGACGTCATCCACATAGTTGACCATGCTGCGGGTCAGCGCCTGGCTGCGGATCTGGTGATAGCGATCGAAACGGTAGCGATCCTGCTGGTGCAGGTAGATGTCGTTCAGGCTGGCGCCCGAGTAGAGCAGCACATCGTCGAAGATGAAGCCCTTGAGGTGCAGCACCCCGAGCAGCTCGCGCCCCTTTACCGGCACTCCGTAAATTTCGATGGGGTGCTCGTGGCGCGCGGCCATCTCCTGATACAGCAGATGGTTGCCACCCTGCTTGCCCTTACCGATGAGCCCGCGCTGGGCGCGGTGGAAGTCGACGAAGACTTTGACATCGAGGGCCGGGTTGCGTTGCTTGGCGGCGTAGAGGGCGGA containing:
- the pssA gene encoding CDP-diacylglycerol--serine O-phosphatidyltransferase, with amino-acid sequence MHSSAHYRQSLTRLPQIAVSADQFQVLSSAKEFKSRILSLIAGATQRIYLIALYLQDDEAGREILSALYAAKQRNPALDVKVFVDFHRAQRGLIGKGKQGGNHLLYQEMAARHEHPIEIYGVPVKGRELLGVLHLKGFIFDDVLLYSGASLNDIYLHQQDRYRFDRYHQIRSQALTRSMVNYVDDVFLRSDAVQRLDRTGIPGAKQLKGQIRRFKQALRTSQYRFETILPNSQEIAITPMAGLGKRGNQLNRMIRNLVRATEREIFICTPYFNPPKELNKDVEALLQRGCKVTIVVGDKTANDFFIPPEEKFSTIGGLPYLYETNLRKFAERNQRHIDSGRLNLMLWCCEKNSYHLKGIFVDEEWALLTGNNLNPRAWALDLENGLLVHDQHHHLRARFAEERDNILTHARRISRFDQIEQIQDYPDQVRKLLARIHRVKAHLLLKRII